TTCTAAAAAAATTGGACGCACGTTGATGTATCGGTATGGAATTTTACTAACCGCACTATTTTATTTATTTATTGTTGTATTACAGGAAAATATAATTCAGCACTTTTATTGGTTCGCATTGATTAAAGGAATTGCTCAGGGTATGTATTGGGTAGCGTATTTCACTATTGTTCATGAATTTTCTTCTGATCAAAATAGGTTTCGTTATTTGGGATGGAACCAAATTGTGATGGGTGGATCTAATTTACTTGGTCCCGCAATTGCTGGTTTTATTATTAGTTTATCAAATGAGCTTAGCGGCTATATGATTGTATTTTCATTAGCATTTTTAATGTTTGTTATTGCTACAATAGGTAGTTTTCAAATTCAAAAGGAAAAGATGCCACACAAGTCATATTATATGAAATATTTAAAATTGATCATTATTCGAGAGCCAAACTTTTTAAAAGCACTTATTGGCTGGTTTGTTCTTGGGTTTCCACAAGGTATTCTCATGTACATTCCACCAATTTTGATTTATAGCATTTTTAATAATGAAAGCGTTGTAGGTTATTTAAACATAGTGTTTTTAAGTTTATCAATCTTATCTAGTTATCTAATTTCTAGATTAGCAGAGATTGAAGCAACAAGAGGATATTTGTTACTTGCTGCTTTAGGGTTTATTTTAGCTAGTCTGTTTTTAATTTGGGATATAAATATGATTACAGTAATTTTGTTTATGTCTGTGCATCATTTGTTTAAACCATTACAAGGAAACGCCTATGCGGCTTTTTACTTCCAATGGATAGATTTGTTGCCACTAAAAGGTGCGTTTCGCGTAGAATCTATTGTGCTTCGTGAAACGTTTATCAATTTGGGTAGGGCGATGGGAATTATTACTTTTATGATTTTTTCAGCAGAGATTGATGGTTCGATTGTAGCCTACGTTATTCTCGCAGTGATGTTGATGCAATTGATCCTTCCTTTCTTTGCAAAGAATAGCCCACATAAATGAGGAGGAATTGTTATGTCGCATATTGGTGAATGGGAAATAGTGGATCCAGGAGTCACGAGAAAGATTCATCCGACTGGTAATGAATTAATGATGATGGAAGTGAAATTTGATGAGGGAGGAGTCGGAAAGATACACAGTCATCCGCATGAACAACTGACATACTGCTTAAAGGGAAAGCTTGAATTTACATTAAATGATTCGATTCATATCTTATCAAAGGGAGAGTCACTGTATATTCCAAGCAATACGGAGCATGGTGTGATTGCATTAGAACCAAGTAGTCTATTAGACACATTTACACCATTACGTGAGGATTTACTTTCTTAGCAATACGTGAAGGGTATAAATAAAGGAGGTCTAAACCATGTATGCTTATAATGTTGTAGAATTTGGAGCGATAAATGATGGTCAAAAAGATAATAGTCTGGCGATTGCAAACACAATAAATGATTGTAGTAAGAATGGCGGTGGGATTGTTTATTTTCCAGCTGGCACTTATAAAACAGGTGTAATTCAGTTAAAAAGTAATATTACTTTGTACATTGATGCTGGTGCAAAGATTTTATTTACGGATGACTTTACTACGTATGATCCTGTACAGACGAGATGGTCTGGCTATCAATGTTATGGATTTTCTCCACTTGTTTATGGAAGAGGATTGAAAAATGTTGCAATTAAAGGTGATGGTGTCATTGATGGGCAAGGGATGGCATGGTGGGAAATTAATAAAGAATTGAAAAATGGTGTCGATTATCAATCTGAAATGACAGATAAAATTAGAGAATTAAATAAGGATTTTACCGAACCAAATGAAACGAATTTAGTTGAGTGGCCGTCACAATTTCTACGACCACCATTAGTACAATTGATTGATTGCGAACAGGTCAAATTAGAAGGTGTTACGTTACAGAATTCTCCTTTTTGGAACACCCATCTAGTATATTGTAATAATGTAACTGTTCGAGATCTGACTATTAAAAATCCATCAGATACCCCGAATGGTGATGGATTAGACATTGACTCATGTTCGAACATAAGAGTGTCTGATTGTCATTTTGATGTTGGGGACGATTGTATCGCAGTTAAATCTGGAATTAATGCAAATGGTAGAGAGATTGGAATACCATCTGAAAACATAACAGTTACTAACTGTACCATGTTACATGGCCATGGCGGAATTGTTATGGGGAGTGAGAACTCTGGAGGAATAGAAAATGTTACTGTATCAAATTGTGTTTTTATTGGTACAGATAGAGGAATTCGGATAAAAACAAATCGTGCGCGTGGTGGCTATATTCGTAATATTCTAGTTAATAATATCGTAATGGAAGATTGTTTATGTCCGATAGCTATCAACGCATTTTATCGGTATGGTGTCGACTTAGATGATCCTTCGATGGTAAAGCCTGAGCGAATACCTGTAAGTGAGAAAACGCCGGTAATTGAACACATTCAATTAAGTAATATAAACGCTAAAAACTGTCGCGCAGCAGCTGGTTTCATTTATGGATTGCCAGAGATGCCTATAAAAGATATTTCATTAAATCAGATAACAATAGAAATGATTACGGATGTAGATGCAGTAGGCGGTGAACCTGATATGGTAAAAGAACAACTATATATGGTTGGTGATGGCATCTATGGAAGATACATTGATGGAATTGAATTAGACAGGATTCGGGTAGAGACAAGGCAAGGATCATCTTTATTATTAGAGAATACCAAAAATGTTGACATAAATAATTTCACAACCAAGACCGTTCATCTTGATACGCCAATTATTCAATTAAATCAAGTCAAAGGTGTAAGTATCACTGGTAGACAATTCACTAATCTATCAAAAAGTTATTTAAAGTTAGTGAAAACTGATCTTGATA
The nucleotide sequence above comes from Paraliobacillus zengyii. Encoded proteins:
- a CDS encoding MFS transporter, whose product is MKKWKMNRKKKLSSQAVQILFNHGIYQFGNSLSIIFVNLYLWRLTNSLWISGMYNLIAILAQAVTTILIGKRSKKIGRTLMYRYGILLTALFYLFIVVLQENIIQHFYWFALIKGIAQGMYWVAYFTIVHEFSSDQNRFRYLGWNQIVMGGSNLLGPAIAGFIISLSNELSGYMIVFSLAFLMFVIATIGSFQIQKEKMPHKSYYMKYLKLIIIREPNFLKALIGWFVLGFPQGILMYIPPILIYSIFNNESVVGYLNIVFLSLSILSSYLISRLAEIEATRGYLLLAALGFILASLFLIWDINMITVILFMSVHHLFKPLQGNAYAAFYFQWIDLLPLKGAFRVESIVLRETFINLGRAMGIITFMIFSAEIDGSIVAYVILAVMLMQLILPFFAKNSPHK
- a CDS encoding cupin domain-containing protein; the protein is MSHIGEWEIVDPGVTRKIHPTGNELMMMEVKFDEGGVGKIHSHPHEQLTYCLKGKLEFTLNDSIHILSKGESLYIPSNTEHGVIALEPSSLLDTFTPLREDLLS
- a CDS encoding glycoside hydrolase family 28 protein — protein: MYAYNVVEFGAINDGQKDNSLAIANTINDCSKNGGGIVYFPAGTYKTGVIQLKSNITLYIDAGAKILFTDDFTTYDPVQTRWSGYQCYGFSPLVYGRGLKNVAIKGDGVIDGQGMAWWEINKELKNGVDYQSEMTDKIRELNKDFTEPNETNLVEWPSQFLRPPLVQLIDCEQVKLEGVTLQNSPFWNTHLVYCNNVTVRDLTIKNPSDTPNGDGLDIDSCSNIRVSDCHFDVGDDCIAVKSGINANGREIGIPSENITVTNCTMLHGHGGIVMGSENSGGIENVTVSNCVFIGTDRGIRIKTNRARGGYIRNILVNNIVMEDCLCPIAINAFYRYGVDLDDPSMVKPERIPVSEKTPVIEHIQLSNINAKNCRAAAGFIYGLPEMPIKDISLNQITIEMITDVDAVGGEPDMVKEQLYMVGDGIYGRYIDGIELDRIRVETRQGSSLLLENTKNVDINNFTTKTVHLDTPIIQLNQVKGVSITGRQFTNLSKSYLKLVKTDLDNVIFY